One window of Ictalurus punctatus breed USDA103 unplaced genomic scaffold, Coco_2.0 tig00163705, whole genome shotgun sequence genomic DNA carries:
- the LOC128632666 gene encoding TBC1 domain family member 10A-like encodes MRRFSWTERSCMRCEASVFCGVSAPGQAQDRAGALHDGVVHVRLLQNSALASVLRVWDMFLCDGVKMIFCVGLVVLTSMLGTRDKLKACPGQYETMEVLRAIEPRYMQEGFFVLQVLELQVSAQDVEREQRTQLKRWKKKHGKPGPKLPQRMHSARTIMATEPHTHQDLRQKPTIMVQYPSVLRRSPSRTSGRREGA; translated from the exons at GAGGCGGTTCAGCTGGACGGAGAGATCCTGCATGCGCTGTGAAGCGAGTGTGTTCTGTGGCGTATCGGCACCTGGACAAGCACAAGATCGAGCCGGTGCTCTACATGATGGAGTGGTTCATGTGCGCCTTCTCCAGAACTCTGCCCTGGCCTCGGTCCTCAGAGTGTGGGACATGTTCCTGTGTGACg GAGTGAAAATGATATTCTGTGTGGGTTTGGTGGTGTTGACGTCCATGCTGGGTACTCGGGATAAGCTCAAGGCCTGTCCGGGTCAGTATGAGACCATGGAGGTCCTCAGAGCGATTGAGCCTAGATACATGCAGGAGGGCTTCTTCGTGCTCCAG GTTCTGGAGTTGCAGGTATCGGCACAGGACGTGGAACGTGAGCAACGCACGCAGCTGAAGCGCTGGAAGAAGAAGCACGGCAAGCCCGGCCCCAAACTCCCTCAGAGAATGCACAGTGCTCGCACCATCATGGCCACCGAGCCTCATACACACCAAGACCTCCGCCAGAAACCCACCATTATGGTCCAGTACCCATCAGTCCTGAGGAGAAGTCCGAGCCGAACCTcaggaagaagagagggagcCTGA
- the LOC108261414 gene encoding LOW QUALITY PROTEIN: histone H3 (The sequence of the model RefSeq protein was modified relative to this genomic sequence to represent the inferred CDS: inserted 3 bases in 2 codons), which yields MARTKQTARKSTGGKAPRKQLATKAARKSAPATGGVKKPHRYXAGTVALREIRRYQKSTELLIRKLPFQRLVREIAQDFKTDLRFQSSAVMALQEASEAYLVGLFEDTNLCAIHAKRVTIMPXDIQLARRIRGERA from the exons AtggcaagaaccaagcagaccgCCCGTAAGTCCACCGGTGGCAAGGCGCCAAGGAAGCAGCTCGCTACTAAGGCTGCCCGCAAGAGCGCGCCGGCTACCGGCGGCGTGAAGAAGCCTCACCGTTA AGCCGGCACCGTGGCTCTGAGGGAGATCCGCCGTTATCAGAAGTCTACTGAGCTGCTCATCCGCAAGCTGCCCTTCCAGCGCCTGGTGAGAGAAATCGCTCAGGACTTCAAGACCGACTTGCGTTTCCAGAGCTCGGCCGTCATGGCCCTGCAGGAAGCGAGCGAGGCATACCTGGTCGGTCTGTTCGAGGACACCAACCTGTGCGCTATCCacgccaagagagtgaccatcatgc aggatattcagctggcccgccgtattcgcggagaacgcgcttaa